GGTTGCACACCCCTCTCTGATTGTGTGAATTTAGAATTTTGAGTACTCTAAATGACTTGGTGATCTTGCAAATCTTATTTTATCTGTGAATATTGATATTCATTTTGCTCGCTTAACTTGATATGATTCActtatagaaagaaagaaagaaaaactaggATGAAAATCTATTGATCACTTGCTTTGCTTCTAATTTTGTAGGTTGGTTTAAGTACTAGTATTAGACAAGAAGATATCATCAGTGAATTGCCGACTGATGTTCTCTCTTCGATTCTCTCATATCTGACACTCAGGGATGCTGTCAAAACAAGTGTGTTATCACATAGATGGACAAGAATCTGTGCTTCCCGTTTATCCCTCATATTTGATAGGCGTAACATTATGCCATTCCTTGGTTATCCTTGCATGGATTACAAGCATATATTTGTTGGAGCAGTGAATCAATTCCTGCAGTTTTATGAGGGTACACGCGTTGTTTCATTTTAGCTCCGTTTCTGTCTTGGTATGGATTGTGCAAACAATATTGATCAATGGATCAGTTTTGCCAATAAAATGGGTGCTGAAAACACCACCATATGTTTCGATTGTGCCTGGGAGTGTCTTGGGCCTACCGGCAGATAGAAAAGGGAAGAAATGTATGTTTTTGGTAGTGAGCTTCTTTCTCAAGCCACAGGGTTCAAATTAAATTGTCTGAGGTTGCGAGCATGCAAATTGGGATCTAATTTACCCAGATATTTAAGAATCCTCGAATAGTGGAAGTACCTTTAGTCCTATCTGAGGTGCAGACCATCTGTTCTTGTTGTTTGAGCCTTCTCAGTCTGTTTTTGATTAACTGTAAGCTTCCTTTTAAATTAAGGATTTCTGCCCCATTACTGCATTTGAGGACTTTAATCATTGACGGTTGCCTTGGGGCTGAGGAAATTGAGCTGTCGGCTGTGAACCTCTGTAGATATGAATATTATTCTACCTTATGGGCTAATCATTCATTGCTTTTAGTCCCTAAGCTGGAAGAAGTGTATTTCCAAGTAAGCAATGAACAAAGTGCACATTATATTTTCCATCAACTTGCAAAAGACCTCCTTAATCTGAGGATGCTACATGTTGTTACCATTGTTAATTGGGTAtgtgcaaaaaattaaaattctgtTGTTCTTTTTGAAGTGAAAGATTTGTTAGTAATCATAAGTGTATTTCTCTACGTAGGTGTCCATACCTAAAAGCATTGTGATCTTCAGCAAGGTTGAAACGTTGGAGCTGTATTTTGGTCGAAGGATGGAATTTGACGTCTTGAAGATGACAGCTATTCTCAGAGCCTTTCCCCTTTTGCAGAAATTTTATTTGCAGGTGAGTGATATATATACTGCCTAGATATTTTCATGCTTGTCTACTCCAAGCATGGCTTTGGAATATGGTTTTACTGTTTCTGTTTATATATTTCAAGGGTCCCAATTtttctaactctctctctctctgtccctttttcactcatttttacaaatccGACCCTAATAACCGCCCAAAGCCTCGCAAAAAGTGTCATTCTGCCTCATAGTTGAAATAAGATGACATTTTGTGCAGTAGAATAACTCCCTAGATGGTCAATTGTCCTGGGTCCCAGTGACAGTGGTACTCACTCTTATAGAGTTTgctaatttgatatttttttgcTTGTAATTCTTTGGTTGCAACTCTTTACGCTATCTTGTGTTTTGTATTGATCTTGAGTTAGTGTTACTGGAACGAAAtcttttacttactaataaggAAAAAACAGATATTTTTAGGAAATCTATTTAGAATACCCTGAACAAGGCATCAGAAGTCCGTTAAGTAGTTTAGTTATTGTCGACTACCTGCAAAACTAAAAGAAACATGCATGTTGAAGTTCAGGTggtaaatattgaaaattatattgaatTGGAAATTATTGTCATGACATAATGGAGTTCTTTATACTTATATAGATTAACCTCTTCATACTCATCTGTGGCATCAAATAGCTTTGCATAATTTGCTGGAATAAAATTGGTTTGGTGTGTCAATTATTCAAggtttcctatatatatattttcatgattccttttttttactttgggAACTGTTGTCCATCTTGCATCATTTTTAGGCTTAAACCTCATGTTTCAATTATCTTCTAATTCGGATTAGTGTATACTTGTTCTAATTGCTGACGAGATGCTCAATAGACTTTGAGCAAGGTAGAGAGCTTGATCCTAATGACCATGTCCATGAACATCTGAAGGAGGTTCATCTTGCTGGATTTTATGGCACCTCAACTCAAATTAAGTTTGCCATATATTTGCTAAAAAATGCTCCTGCTCTTAAACGATTGGTAATCGACCCAAAAGAGAAATGTGGCCTAGTAGATTCCTTTCGGCAGGTGCCTAGGAGGGAACGTAAAAATAGATCATGGAATGAAGGAGAACGAGAGAGGGTTTGTGAACAAATGCAAGAGTTCTCCAAAGATGTACTGCTTGtcatttaatgtttttgaattttgatcttatatttatcctttttttaGGCAAAgaatatcatgaaaatttgtcTTTTCTGAACAAAATGCCCAAATTGACatcttctataattttttttatttattttttaaatgcatcATAAAAACACAGACTCATGATTATTGTGCAgataaaatattagaaaaatcaAGTAAATCTACTGAAAAGTTCCACTCAATGTAGCTTTTGGGAAAAGGATGCTCTCCATTTGAAATGGAGGGGATTTTGTTGGTATGAAGAGGTTTTACGATAGAAAATCATCTCGTGTCATTCGGTACTTCATTTCGTAAAGAATtgcccttaaaaaaatatatttttcttacataaaaaaatttataaaattaattaaaaaaattatagattttttatgtgagttttttttttcctcaacttttttcattagttaattttatacttaataGCAATTTATTTAATAGATTTGGATAAAAAacctgaattgaataaatttgaaattttgataattcaattaaattaatttcaattatactTAAAATGTGCAATTTGCAGTTTAGccaaactaaaactaaaaacaacaacaaacataTAGTCAAGCcctaagaatatatgttccatcaaataataaaagttatttttactCTATGTAAGTATCATGCTAAAGACGTAGGCCTATATATAAGTGtgtgtattttttctttttccactttTATTGAGGAAATAACTATAAGTGACTCAACACATAAGTAGGTCCAAAATTAGAAGAGGCATGTCTTTGTAGCGGTTACCACATAGCAAGCCAATGAACTCTAGCGCCTGGATTTAGTAAAAACAAAGGGCACAAAAGAAATAGAGGTTGGTAGCAACAAATTCAACCCTTCaatctttcatttattaatttcttgttctttgtgtatgtatgtgtgttttttatgaaattataaattatcGATGTATTTCGatcataatttttgaatttttgtcttAGCAGATAGTAGAGCATGCATAGCTTGACACCAATATCCAAAGTAAACTTAGCTATATCATATTTTTCCATTATGCCCATAGGACACAAATGATATAACCTTTTTCGCAATTTAATTTGTCTTTCCTTTCATAGAAGGCATCTTCTTAGGTAAGTCAGATTTACTTTTGAGGTCAATAAGGCAGAACTCGATCCCAAGGCTTTAAATGGGACATTTCGAAGGTTCCATGGTCTTGATAGTGACTTTTCCTTGTTGGCCCTTCTTCCTGAAAATAGTATAGATTCCTCTTCGAGATGGATGCACTCGGAAAGTCTTCAGGCACCTTTCCTCTTATCCCATGCTTTCTCTGGCCGAGGTTCCTTAAACTCTTCACGTTGAATTTCGAACTTCAAAAACCTATCAGAACATCATTTGTCCCTTTCATCTTTTCCTTCTCTCCAAGGGACTCAATTTTGATGAGCTTCCTAAATTCCTTTCCCTTATCCTTTTGGGCTTTCCTTGAGGACCCCTTGGATCCCCTTTCTTGGGTCATCTACTCCTTATACAAGGCatcctctttattttttattcttctggTGTTAGGCCCTTCTCTTCACTCCATCTCTACTTGagttatctttttctttgtaagAGCTCTTGTTGGGCGGTGGGCCCTTTGGTTCTTTCAAGGCCTACAATCTCAATTCCATGGACCAGGCTTTTTCTTATTGTAAACTTTTGGACCTCAACAATGATGCTATGTAGCAATATACTTTAATGTTGGCAATAAGAATTaggctttaattttttttttgagaatcagaaTTAGGCTTTAATGATGCCATGTAGCAATGAGTTTTGATGTTGCtaataagaattaaactttaataaattatttgtcATAAGTTTGAACCATGAGTTTTGATTATGGGATTTGAATTctattaataaaatagttttgcCATGGATTTGAATTATGGGCTTTTGAAATACTGCCAAGTATAGGTAGTCTTGGGCTTTAAAAAGAATGGGATGTGCACATTGAGCTCTTATGACAGATTTTAGACTTagctaaataatgataataaattgGATAGGATATGAGTTTTTGAACTTCTTGTGATAGTTTATATTGTGACCCAATTTAGAtaatgagttaaaaaaatatttgtggcCCATTCTTATGATGAGATGGGGAAATATTTTTGAGgcccaaaatattttataagtgaTATTTGAGTATTTTTTGGCAAATGAATATATATGATTGAATAGGATTGACGCACGTGCcatatatgaaaaaaagaattaccTCAACATAAGTTAAAGTTGTGATATCAAAGTTCTAGCATTAGAAAAACTCTTCCCCCAAATGGAACACACTGGTTTGGATTGGGAGTTAAAAAGTAACTTCTAATTTCAATcgttaaaaaacaaaataaaaaaattaagaaaaatgtaaagaatttaaaaattattgtgaaaggAATGAGAGTAAACACATGCTCTCAAGTCTCAATCACTCACGAAGGCACAAACACAATTTGGCTATACGGTATACTTTAGTCTTTAGCCTTTACTCCTCTAATTCCACTGCCAAACTTATTACTGTTTTAATCATCCGCCACAAATATAACGGTAATAACCCTTCACTTCCACTTTCTCTAtttcccttttcatttttcttttcctttctttctagcctaatattaattttattagtatTGTTAGGTACATATAAAATGATACAATTTTATGCCATAATTTACTGCGTGACGAGTTATGAGTAATATAGGTATGTCTCACATTAACTTACTATCATATTTTCACCATTCAAAACTCGCTACATAGTGCAAAATTGTGCCATTTTAGACCTCCCTAGTATTACTTTTAACTTATTAGtaggttataaaaaaaaaaaaaaaaaattattagtactACAACTAAatactaataagtaataactacACGTTCTTAAAGCTAAGCTTAAACCCCTAATATTCCTGTACTTCACTGTtcctcctatatatatataaact
This genomic stretch from Castanea sativa cultivar Marrone di Chiusa Pesio chromosome 1, ASM4071231v1 harbors:
- the LOC142632804 gene encoding uncharacterized protein LOC142632804 → MASKLPNNGEKLRLTDDTEWRDLQFSHKVGLSTSIRQEDIISELPTDVLSSILSYLTLRDAVKTSVLSHRWTRICASRLSLIFDRRNIMPFLGYPCMDYKHIFVGAVNQFLQFYEVPKLEEVYFQVSNEQSAHYIFHQLAKDLLNLRMLHVVTIVNWVSIPKSIVIFSKVETLELYFGRRMEFDVLKMTAILRAFPLLQKFYLQEVHLAGFYGTSTQIKFAIYLLKNAPALKRLVIDPKEKCGLVDSFRQVPRRERKNRSWNEGERERVCEQMQEFSKDVLLVI